From a single Lolium rigidum isolate FL_2022 chromosome 7, APGP_CSIRO_Lrig_0.1, whole genome shotgun sequence genomic region:
- the LOC124670813 gene encoding protein NOI4-like — protein sequence MSSLIDRCAQNKGRPLPKFGEWDVKNPATADGFTVIFQKARDNKKTTGGPGQSGIPPAFRNGNGYGYGSGSGSPYKTGNSYPYSRVASPKRIKKKWFFCGSF from the exons ATGTCGTCTCTGATCGATCGATGCGCGCAGAACAAGGGCCGGCCGCTGCCCAAGTTCGGGGAGTGGGACGTGAAGAACCCGGCGACGGCCGACGGCTTCACCGTCATATTCCAGAAGGCCCGCGACAACAAGAAGACCACCGGCGGCCCCGGGCAGTCCGGCATCCCGCCGGCCTTCAGGAACGGCAACGGTTACGGctacggctccggctccggctccccgTACAAAACCGGCAACAGCTACCCGTACTCGAGGGTGGCATCGCCCAAACGTATCAAG AAGAAGTGGTTCTTCTGCGGCAGCTTCTGA
- the LOC124676629 gene encoding nucleolin 2-like, translating into MVKLSKKSAVKVEPAAVSAVAGKSGKRNAEDDIEKAAKKRKTAPQLMPVKNDLKKQPPPKKAESSSSDEDSSESEEKVMVQPKKAAQSAKQESSSDNSDDSSSDEEPPKKPAASSKRPVALAESDSSSSDSDSDEDDEVMVQPKKAAQSAKQESSSDSSDDSSSDEEPAKKPAASSKRPVALAESDSSSSDSDSDEDDEVTTKPKTAAQSAKQESSSDSSEDSSSDEEPAKPAAASKNVESDSSSSDSSSDEDMPIKAPALAKRMEESSESSDSESSDSEDEKPATRVENSSVSAVQKKNKDSNNSESDSDDSSDEDMPTKEPVAKRMEESSDSSDSEADSEDEDTKAVVAKKNEESSNSSDADSDSDEDTTAKIVGSSKAVVCEKKEESSGSSDSDSDSDSDVPAKPTIPAKRPLATEKNNGHSKDDSDDSSDESDDEPPQKKLKDSSGIAKPASKVAKKKSSGDDDSSEESSGSDEENDQSVSVKKSAQNEPKTPARSSQATTASKTVFVGNLSYNVDKEQVKQFFQEAGEVIDIRVAAFEDGKSKGFAHVEFATTEAAQKACELNGHDLMGRPVRLNFAQERGAFTPGSGRDNNSFKKPGQSSNSTAFIRGFDSSLGEDQIRSSLQKHFSSCGEITRVSIPKDNDTGASKGIAYMIFSDNSSLSKAMELSGSDLGGFSLFVDEAKPKPDNRDGAVSSSRGRSGRARGDERGGRSGSMRGRSDGRGRGRSFGRGDRGGRSFGRGDRGGRSDRGRGRGGAPQRQSGLTASTGKKITFGDD; encoded by the exons ATGGTTAAGTTGAGCAAGAAGTCTGCTGTCAAGGTTGAACCTGCCGCTGTGTCGGCCGTAGCTGGAAAATCAG GCAAGAGAAATGCGGAAGATGACATTGAGAAGGCTGCCAAGAAACGAAAAACTGCACCTCAGCTCATGCCGGTGAAGAATGATCTCAAGAAGCAGCCCCCTCCAAAGAAGGCCGAGAGCAGCAGTTCTGATGAGGATTCTTCAGAGTCCGAGGAGAAG GTGATGGTCCAACCGAAGAAGGCTGCACAATCTGCTAAGCAAGAGTCCAGCTCTGACAACAGTGATGACAGCAGCTCCGATGAGGAACCTCCAAAAAAGCCCGCTGCTTCTTCAAAGAGACCTGTTGCACTTGCTGAGTCTGACAGCAGCAGCTCTGACAGCGACTctgatgaggatgatgaa GTGATGGTCCAACCGAAGAAGGCTGCACAATCTGCTAAGCAAGAGTCCAGCTCTGACAGCAGTGATGACAGCAGCTCCGATGAGGAACCTGCAAAAAAGCCTGCTGCTTCTTCAAAGAGACCTGTTGCACTTGCTGAGTCTGACAGCAGCAGCTCTGACAGCGACTctgatgaggatgatgaa GTGACGACCAAACCAAAGACGGCTGCACAATCTGCTAAACAGGAGTCCAGCTCTGATAGCAGCGAAGATAGCAGTTCTGACGAGGAACCTGCAAAGCCTGCTGCAGCTTCAAAGAATGTGGAGTCCGACAGCAGCAGCTCTGACAGCAGCTCTGATGAA GATATGCCCATTAAAGCGCCAGCATTAGCCAAGAGGATGGAGGAATCCAGTGAAAGCTCTGATTCTGAAAGTTCTGACTCTGAGGATGAG AAGCCAGCTACTCGAGTGGAGAATTCTTCAGTTTCCGCTGTACAAAAGAAAAACAAGGACTCGAACAACTCTGAAAGTGATTCTGATGATTCATCAGATGAG GATATGCCCACTAAAGAGCCAGTCGCCAAGAGAATGGAAGAATCCAGTGATAGTTCTGATTCTGAAGCCGACTCTGAGGATGAG GATACCAAAGCTGTTGTTGCTAAAAAGAACGAAGAATCTAGCAATAGCTCAGATGCTGACTCAGATTCTGATGAA GACACCACTGCTAAAATAGTTGGATCTTCCAAGGCTGTTGTTTGTGAAAAGAAAGAGGAATCTAGTGGTAGCTCGGATTCTGACTCAGATTCAGATTCTGATGTA CCGGCAAAACCTACTATCCCTGCGAAGAGACCTTTGGCAACGGAGAAAAACAATGGACAT tccAAGGATGATTCTGATGATAGTTCTGATGAGAGTGATGACGAGCCTCCACAAAAGAAACTTAAG GATTCGTCTGGTATTGCCAAGCCAGCCTCTAAGGTTGCCAAGAAAAAAAGCAGTGGTGATGATGACAGTTCTGAAGAAAGCTCCGGTAGTGATGAGGAAAATGACCAATCAGTATCAGTGAAAAAATCCGCTCAGAATGAA CCAAAAACTCCTGCCAGGAGTAGTCAAGCTACTACTGCGTCAAAGACCGTTTTTGTTGGGAATTTGTCGTACAATGTGGACAAGGAACAAGT GAAGCAATTTTTTCAGGAGGCAGGTGAAGTTATTGATATTCGTGTTGCGGCCTTTGAAGATGGGAAATCCAAGGGCTTCGCGCATGTTGAATTTGCTACAACTGAAGCTGCTCAGAAG GCATGTGAATTAAATGGCCATGATTTGATGGGGCGGCCTGTCAGGCTTAATTTTGCTCAAGAGCGAGGCGCGTTTACTCCTGGCAGCGG GAGGGACAACAATTCTTTCAAGAAGCCTGGTCAAAGCTCTAACAGTACTGCCTTTATTAGAGGGTTTGATTCATCGCTTGGGGAGGATCAG atccgaagttcacttcagaAACATTTTAGTTCATGTGGAGAGATCACAAGAGTTTCAATTCCAAAGGACAATGATACTGGTGCAAGCAAAGG GATAGCGTACATGATATTCAGTGATAACAGTTCCTTGTCGAAAGCCATGGAGCTGAGCGGATCTGACCTTGGTGGCTTCAGCTTGTTTGTGGACGAAGCGAAGCCTAAACCAGATAACAGAGATGGTGCTGTTAGTAGCAGCAGAGGAAGATCTGGCAGGGCCCGTGGTGATGAAAGAGGAGGAAGATCAGGATCTATGAGGGGCCGCAGTGATGGGCGTGGACGTGGCAGATCCTTTGGCCGAGGTGACAGGGGCGGCAGATCCTTTGGCCGAGGTGACAGGGGCGGCCGTAGTGACAGAGGGCGTGGTCGGGGTGGTGCACCTCAGAGGCAGAGTGGTCTTACAGCTAGTACAG GGAAGAAGATCACTTTCGGTGATGACTGA
- the LOC124676881 gene encoding disease resistance protein RGA2-like yields the protein MAGFLGTVVDAAIGWMVQSILGSFFTGQMEAWTREVGLAEDVDKLKFEMRKVEMVLAAAEGRKIDNKPLARSLDDLKELIYDSEDVMDELDYYRIQQQIEQGNGSSLPSGSNPEGSHASSSAPSSAFELVYNATSQITSWASCDRKRKRENEGPAHSTIITFEVKDDISKRINIIVNHLCTIGDSVQRVLQLVIAHPIATPSQSQIIARNARMTTSVPVERKVYGRDAERDRIIELLINRGSNDLNVLPVVGIGGVGKTTLARYVYSDERVSGHFELQMWVCVSTDFSERRITLEILEHVCKDRREYENISNFNVLQEILLKYIGNQRFLLVLDDVWEDRDRRGWDELLAPLRRSQVTGCMILATTRRKSVAKLLGTMTEVELNGLDEQEFWLLFKAYAFGNENYEGHPSLQSVGKQIAKALKGCPLAAQSVGALLNTSVSYKHWRTVQDKWKSLQEDADDMLPILKLSYDYLPVHLQRCFSYCSLFPEDYKFYGEKLVHAWISQNFVRCQDPTMRLEETGNQYLDRLVDLGFFQKVGSHYVMHDLMHELAVNVSLNECATIHGLKSEEIRPTVRHLSIITPAFKDKAVHGPNEKFDKVIQKVRSWHKLRTLMLFGESTENFLESLRTLCKEAKCLRLLSVMHADISSINNFLSPCHLRYVSVSGLHLKQFAGQPLTRCYHLQVLDVGISRMFEVPTGMNNLIYLRHLIAHEKVHHAIACVSNITTLQELKFKVQNVGSFGIGQLESMNELVLLEISQLENVKTEEEARGSSLIDKEYLKTLSLSWEDSSMSLQPEAAKDVLEGLQPHQNLKTLKITGYGGTSPTWLSSTFSIISLEILHLENCREWRNLPILEMPFLRKLTLIKMLNVIEISVPSLEELILTDMPKLEKCIGSYGMELSSHLKVLMIKNCPQLNEFTLFQSYSSFDAEQKSWFPSLKKLSIHNCPQIIKWELLPLREMVVLKELELMDLHVVRELVVPSLEKLMLIKMPNLEICGSLTASPPLQFLPPQEDQKRWLPSLRTLTIHDCPCLTVSHPLPPSALISVLSIRGVPTVPKMRLTGGWFTIESNELTVLDDRTLAFHNLRGITWLHIISCPNLVSLSSEAFSQLSALASLNICDCPNLAKLNIMSEVIQENSRSTRSLLLPSLKSLVISTCGITGSWLTQMLSQTQSLESLLLNDCPAVKFLSISEPTETEGTCSLVSGVMTSAQDEYQLKVPYNLLCSLKSLYIEQSPDLEFCGGKRDFLGFTFLTVLILDGCPKLVSSLVGHMGESKDDASVEAGLLPPSLEVLWISYLPENLRSFIPEGLIHLKKLSLVNSPYLKSVQLHPFIALQELRIFGCEHLAVLDGLQFLTSLRILDMEMNPELSCAWDLKLQEREQSGNPIQLFPPSLEKLNIQKLTHGVQPALLTCLPTITELAIGESPNLTSLQLGCCRALKELEIRNCGLLASMEGLQFCRNLTSLKVFNSPGVGSFLELVTHQQGGSEIWSGLEGLQISDASVLSVPLCKQLTSLRLLQFGPGFGEQPEIMVSLTEDQERALQLLTSLQKLEFRRCQNLLLLPANLHSLTSLETLYIFNCKSITRLPDMGLPSSLRNLQLSNCSEELGAHCRMAATEKLSVMIDGQYVD from the exons ATGGCGGGGTTTCTTGGCACGGTAGTTGACGCAGCAATAGGATGGATGGTGCAAAGCATCCTCGGCAGCTTCTTCACTGGACAGATGGAAGCCTGGACTCGTGAAGTCGGGCTTGCTGAAGATGTGGACAAGCTCAAGTTTGAGATGAGGAAAGTGGAGATGGTTCTTGCTGCTGCCGAGGGAAGGAAGATTGACAACAAGCCTCTGGCCCGGTCACTGGATGATCTCAAAGAGCTGATCTATGACTCAGAGGACGTGATGGACGAGCTCGACTACTACCGGATCCAGCAACAGATCGAACAAG GGAATGGTTCTAGTCTTCCTAGTGGTTCTAATCCCGAGGGAAGCCATGCGTCATCATCCGCTCCATCTTCCGCTTTTGAATTGGTATACAATGCCACAAGTCAAATAACTAGTTGGGCATCATGTGACAGAAAAAGGAAACGTGAAAACGAGGGGCCAGCTCATAGCACAATCATAACTTTTGAGGTTAAAGATGACATTTCTAAGAGGATCAATATAATAGTGAATCATTTATGCACTATTGGAGATTCTGTACAAAGAGTTCTTCAGCTTGTGATTGCTCACCCCATTGCAACACCAAGTCAGAGTCAGATTATTGCCAGGAATGCCCGCATGACAACCTCTGTTCCAGTTGAACGTAAGGTATATGGGAGGGATGCAGAGAGAGACAGGATAATAGAGTTGTTGATAAACAGGGGATCTAATGATCTGAATGTTTTGCCAGTGGTTGGCATTGGTGGTGTTGGGAAGACGACACTTGCTAGATATGTATATAGTGATGAAAGAGTTTCAGGTCATTTCGAATTGCAAATGTGGGTTTGTGTATCCACGGACTTCAGTGAAAGAAGGATTACACTTGAGATACTAGAACATGTCTGTAAAGATAGACGAGAGTATGAAAATATAAGCAATTTCAATGTACTACAGGAGATCCTTTTGAAGTACATCGGAAATCAAAGATTTCTACTTGTATTAGATGATGTGTGGGAAGACAGGGACAGGAGGGGATGGGATGAACTGTTAGCCCCATTGAGACGTAGTCAAGTAACTGGCTGCATGATTTTAGCAACAACCAGAAGAAAATCTGTTGCAAAATTGCTAGGAACAATGACTGAAGTTGAATTGAACGGTCTTGATGAACAGGAGTTTTGGCTTTTATTCAAGGCATATGCATTTGGTAATGAGAACTACGAGGGTCATCCTAGTTTGCAATCTGTTGGCAAACAGATTGCTAAAGCACTAAAGGGATGCCCACTAGCTGCACAAAGTGTTGGTGCACTTTTGAACACAAGTGTTAGCTATAAGCATTGGAGGACAGTTCAGGACAAATGgaaatctcttcaagaagatgctGATGACATGTTACCAATCTTGAAGCTCAGTTATGATTATCTACCAGTCCACCTTCAGCGTTGTTTCTCATACTGCTCTTTGTTTCCAGAGGACTACAAATTTTATGGTGAAAAATTGGTCCATGCTTGGATATCACAAAATTTTGTGCGGTGTCAAGACCCTACCATGAGGTTGGAGGAAACAGGGAATCAATATTTGGATAGATTAGTGGATTTGGGTTTCTTCCAAAAGGTTGGCTCACACTATGTTATGCATGACCTAATGCATGAATTGGCAGTGAACGTTTCATTAAACGAGTGTGCTACCATACATGGATTGAAATCTGAGGAAATTCGCCCAACTGTTCGCCATTTATCAATCATAACTCCTGCTTTTAAAGATAAAGCTGTCCATGGTCCCAATGAGAAGTTTGACAAAGTCATACAAAAGGTTAGGTCTTGGCACAAATTGAGGACTTTGATGTTGTTTGGGGAAAGCACTGAAAATTTCTTAGAGTCCTTGCGTACTTTGTGCAAGGAGGCAAAATGTTTACGGCTCCTAAGTGTGATGCATGCTGACATAAGTTCTATAAACAATTTCTTAAGTCCATGCCATCTTCGTTATGTATCAGTATCCGGACTCCATCTCAAGCAGTTTGCTGGTCAACCTTTGACAAGATGTTATCATCTTCAAGTATTGGATGTGGGCATTTCCAGAATGTTTGAAGTACCTACTGGTATGAATAATCTCATTTATCTGCGCCATCTTATTGCTCATGAGAAAGTGCACCACGCAATAGCTTGTGTTAGCAACATCACCACTCTACAGGAATTAAAATTTAAGGTTCAAAATGTTGGCAGTTTTGGGATAGGACAACTTGAGTCCAtgaatgagcttgtattacttgaaATTTCTCAACTTGAAAATGTGAAGACTGAAGAAGAGGCGAGGGGGAGCAGCCTTATAGACAAAGAGTATCTAAAAACATTGTCCTTGTCATGGGAGGATAGCAGCATGAGCCTTCAACCTGAGGCAGCAAAGGATGTGCTTGAAGGTCTTCAACCACATCAGAACCTCAAAACTCTTAAAATAACTGGATATGGCGGTACCTCGCCAACCTGGCTTTCCAGTACTTTCTCAATTATCTCACTTGAGATACTTCATCTAGAGAATTGCAGGGAATGGCGAAATCTTCCAATTCTTGAAATGCCTTTCCTCAGAAAGCTGACATTGATCAAGATGTTGAATGTAATTGAAATCTCGGTTCCTTCTTTGGAAGAGTTGATCTTGACCGATATGCCAAAATTGGAAAAATGTATTGGTTCTTATGGAATGGAATTGTCTTCCCATCTAAAGGTTTTAATGATTAAGAACTGCCCTCAACTGAATGAGTTCACTCTTTTCCAGAGTTACTCTTCTTTCGACGCTGAGCAGAAGTCATGGTTTCCATCTCTcaagaaactctccatccataatTGTCCTCAAATAAT CAAGTGGGAGTTGCTTCCACTGAGAGAAATGGTGGTCCTGAAGGAGTTGGAGTTGATGGATCTACATGTTGTGAGAGAGTTGGTAGTCCCTTCTTTGGAGAAGTTAATGTTGATTAAAATGCCAAACCTGGAAATTTGTGGCAGTCTAACAGCTTCTCCACCTCTTCAATTTTTACCGCCTCAAGAAGATCAAAAGAGATGGTTACCTAGTCTCCGTACACTCACCATCCATGATTGCCCTTGTTTGACAGTCTCACATCCTCTCCCGCCTTCTGCTCTGATATCTGTGTTGTCCATCAGGGGAGTTCCGACAGTTCCAAAAATGAGATTAACGGGTGGATGGTTCACTATCGAATCTAATGAGTTGACTGTGCTGGATGACCGTACCTTGGcattccataaccttaggggcatAACATGGCTGCATATAATAAGTTGTCCAAACCTGGTATCTCTTTCAAGTGAAGCTTTCAGCCAGCTCAGTGCCTTAGCGAGTTTAAATATATGCGACTGCCCAAATCTGGCCAAGTTAAACATTATGTCAGAGGTTATCCAGGAAAACAGTAGGTCTACAAGAAGCCTTCTGCTACCATCACTCAAATCGCTCGTCATCAGCACATGCGGCATAACAGGGAGCTGGCTAACACAAATGCTTTCACAAACGCAGTCCCTTGAGAGTTTGCTATTAAATGACTGTCCAGCGGTAAAGTTTCTATCAATCAGTGAACCTACAGAAACCGAAGGGACCTGCAGTTTGGTTTCAGGAGTGATGACGTCAGCCCAAGATGAATATCAATTGAAAGTGCCATATAATCTCTTATGTTCTCTCAAGAGTTTATATATTGAGCAGAGTCCAGATCTGGAGTTCTGTGGGGGTAAGCGAGACTTCCTAGGATTCACCTTTCTTACGGTGCTAATACTTGATGGTTGCCCCAAGCTGGTCTCATCATTGGTGGGTCACATGGGTGAAAGTAAAGATGATGCTAGCGTGGAAGCTGGATTACTCCCACCATCACTTGAAGTCCTTTGGATCAGTTATCTCCCAGAAAACTTGCGGTCCTTCATTCCTGAAGGTCTAATCCACCTCAAAAAGTTAAGTCTAGTAAATAGCCCCTATCTGAAGTCTGTACAGCTGCATCCATTTATTGCCCTACAGGAGCTGCGAATCTTTGGGTGTGAACATCTGGCTGTACTCGATGGCTTGCAATTCCTCACCTCCCTTCGAATTTTGGATATGGAAATGAATCCCGAGCTGTCTTGTGCATGGGATCTCAAACTGCAGGAGCGAGAACAGAGTGGCAATCCAATTCAGCTGTTTCCCCCGTCACTTGAAAAGCTCAATATCCAGAAGCTCACACATGGGGTCCAGCCCGCTCTCCTGACCTGCCTCCCCACCATCACCGAATTAGCAATAGGGGAAAGTCCAAACTTGACGTCTCTACAGCTGGGATGCTGCAGGGCACTGAAAGAGCTGGAAATTAGAAACTGTGGCTTGCTTGCGTCGATGGAGGGCCTCCAGTTCTGTAGAAACCTGACATCTCTAAAAGTATTTAACTCCCCCGGGGTAGGTTCCTTTTTGGAGCTTGTGACGCACCAGCAGGGGGGCTCTGAGATCTGGTCTGGACTGGAAGGTCTTCAGATTTCTGACGCTTCTGTCCTTTCCGTGCCCTTGTGCAAACAACTCACATCTCTAAGACTCCTACAATTCGGCCCTGGGTTTGGTGAACAGCCAGAGATCATGGTGAGCTTAACAGAGGATCAAGAAAGAGCGTTACAGCTTCTAACCTCCCTCCAAAAACTTGAATTTCGAAGATGCCAGAACCTCTTATTACTTCCTGCAAACCTACATAGCTTGACCTCCCTTGAGACGCTATATATCTTCAATTGTAAGAGCATCACAAGGCTGCCAGACATGGGCCTCCCATCTTCGCTCAGAAACCTTCAGTTATCCAATTGCAGTGAGGAGCTAGGTGCGCACTGCAGGATGGCAGCAACGGAAAAGCTTAGCGTCATGATTGATGGTCAGTATGTCGATTAA